A single Nostoc sp. PCC 7107 DNA region contains:
- a CDS encoding DUF3370 family protein: MNLGKISLAAGLVLSLSDSRVLTFIDTQNYWGEACVQQLGERKLITGYPDGTFRPNSTVTRAEAAVLMLNAFPDAAVKRSATNFKDVPANYWAAKAISTAYQKGFFSGYPGGVFQPNQAIPRAQIIGVVAGAKNYSLQPNPAQILQRYFTDAQQIPNYAQNAIASATINSIVVNYPNVKQLKPLQSVTRGEVAALMCRALNIYTVPPEYIAGVQVSPQEVRSLPGQLDIIPTFNSNSPELVTTEGILLSTFPSDGKQVKEAHLNYPFQGRFDVFAHHIVRAETPAQNRTVYQGIMVHNPGNEPATLQVLQAASYQTREAPFIDLPDVADNPQSTVYAGPGSRTMNDVLRGVRQANFPDKLVIEPGKTQILANLPIPVQAPSSNGRTTMMRLVSDRPIYLANLAKNSQVPPSVSEWQTLLDTGSLAGKRDPIPTPLDPPREPTVFSRVAGVSQGTQWQAKITDNSNVSELTIPQPGKAFSYPLGTVHLITLSTGQIQSAPMLKRYNDTAYFAHSNYGVEYNLTLPLHNPSNQTQTVTVSIETPLKDEGGKDRLLFLNPQVEQVFFRGTVRLRYTDDRKVEQTRYVHLVQRRGQVGKALITLQMPAGDQRQIQVDFLYPPDATPPQVLTVRTQM, translated from the coding sequence ATGAATTTGGGCAAGATTTCTCTAGCAGCAGGCTTAGTTTTAAGTCTTTCAGACTCTCGTGTACTAACTTTTATAGATACCCAAAATTATTGGGGAGAAGCTTGTGTTCAACAACTGGGAGAACGGAAACTAATCACAGGTTATCCTGATGGCACATTTCGCCCTAATTCTACCGTCACCAGGGCAGAAGCGGCTGTACTGATGCTCAACGCCTTTCCTGATGCAGCAGTTAAACGCAGTGCCACTAATTTTAAAGATGTACCTGCTAATTATTGGGCAGCAAAAGCAATTTCTACAGCTTATCAAAAAGGATTTTTTTCTGGTTATCCGGGTGGAGTATTTCAACCTAATCAAGCAATTCCGAGGGCGCAAATTATCGGTGTTGTAGCGGGTGCAAAAAATTATAGTCTTCAGCCTAACCCAGCACAGATATTACAACGTTATTTTACAGATGCTCAACAAATTCCCAATTACGCTCAGAATGCGATCGCATCTGCCACAATTAACAGTATTGTTGTTAATTATCCCAATGTTAAACAGCTAAAACCGCTGCAAAGTGTTACCAGAGGCGAAGTTGCAGCCTTGATGTGTCGGGCGTTAAATATCTACACTGTTCCCCCAGAATATATTGCAGGTGTCCAAGTATCCCCCCAAGAAGTGCGTTCTTTACCAGGACAACTCGATATTATTCCCACCTTTAACAGCAACAGTCCCGAATTAGTCACAACTGAAGGTATTTTACTTTCAACTTTCCCCTCCGACGGCAAACAAGTCAAGGAAGCGCATTTAAACTACCCATTCCAAGGCAGATTTGATGTATTTGCCCATCATATCGTTAGGGCAGAAACACCAGCCCAAAACCGCACTGTTTACCAAGGGATAATGGTTCACAACCCAGGAAATGAACCCGCCACATTGCAGGTACTACAAGCAGCCAGTTACCAAACCAGAGAAGCACCGTTTATTGATTTGCCTGATGTGGCGGATAATCCTCAAAGTACAGTTTACGCTGGCCCTGGTAGTAGAACCATGAACGATGTGTTGCGGGGTGTCAGACAAGCAAATTTTCCCGATAAATTAGTCATAGAACCGGGAAAAACGCAAATATTGGCGAACTTACCTATTCCTGTACAAGCACCTAGTTCTAATGGTCGAACAACAATGATGCGATTAGTGAGCGATCGCCCAATTTATCTGGCAAACTTAGCAAAGAATAGTCAAGTTCCGCCTTCTGTAAGTGAGTGGCAAACACTTTTAGATACAGGTAGTCTAGCAGGTAAGCGTGACCCCATTCCTACACCTCTCGACCCTCCTAGAGAACCAACAGTTTTTAGTCGAGTTGCGGGTGTGTCTCAAGGTACACAATGGCAAGCAAAAATTACAGATAATTCTAATGTATCTGAGTTGACGATACCCCAACCAGGGAAAGCATTCTCTTATCCCTTGGGAACAGTGCATTTAATTACACTCAGCACCGGACAAATTCAAAGTGCGCCAATGCTGAAACGCTACAACGATACAGCCTACTTTGCTCACAGTAACTATGGTGTAGAATACAATCTCACTTTGCCGCTACACAATCCCAGTAACCAAACTCAGACTGTAACTGTATCAATAGAAACGCCATTAAAAGATGAGGGTGGTAAGGACAGACTGCTGTTTTTAAATCCCCAAGTTGAACAAGTATTTTTTCGCGGAACAGTGAGATTACGTTACACCGATGATCGTAAAGTAGAACAAACACGCTATGTTCATTTAGTTCAGCGACGGGGACAAGTAGGAAAAGCTTTGATAACTTTGCAGATGCCAGCCGGAGATCAGCGCCAAATTCAAGTAGACTTTTTGTATCCCCCTGATGCTACCCCGCCACAGGTTTTAACTGTGAGAACGCAGATGTGA
- a CDS encoding sulfite exporter TauE/SafE family protein — translation MNILEFSLLVWLGSFSAGFIGALTGLGGGVVIVPLLTSVFDVDIRYAVGASLVSVIATSLGAASTYIKKGYTNLRLGMFLEVATTIGAIIGAMIAVFVSVKMLTIVLAIVLIYSAYLSQRPRIEIDQNQPADPLADYFHLNGTYPTPDGLMSYKVHSVPAGFSVMFVAGILSGLLGIGSGAFKVLAMDQAMRIPFKVSTTTSNFMIGVTAAASAGVYLARGYIDPGLSMPVMLGVLPGAFLGAKVLIGAKTQILRIIFSLVLVVMAFKMVYNSLIGGL, via the coding sequence TTGAACATACTAGAATTTTCTTTACTAGTTTGGCTTGGCTCATTTAGTGCTGGCTTTATCGGTGCGTTAACAGGTTTAGGTGGCGGAGTAGTCATTGTTCCTCTATTAACTTCAGTCTTTGACGTAGATATTCGCTACGCTGTTGGTGCTTCCTTGGTATCTGTGATTGCTACTTCCTTGGGTGCAGCCTCCACATATATCAAAAAAGGCTACACCAATTTGCGCTTAGGTATGTTTTTAGAAGTTGCCACCACAATTGGGGCAATTATCGGGGCGATGATTGCGGTGTTTGTCTCTGTAAAAATGTTAACGATTGTTTTGGCGATCGTCTTGATATATTCTGCATATCTTTCACAACGCCCAAGAATTGAAATTGATCAAAATCAACCCGCAGATCCCTTAGCCGATTATTTCCACTTGAATGGTACTTATCCCACGCCAGATGGATTGATGTCTTACAAAGTTCATTCTGTACCAGCAGGGTTTAGTGTGATGTTTGTTGCTGGAATATTGTCTGGATTACTGGGTATTGGTTCAGGCGCATTCAAGGTACTAGCAATGGATCAAGCCATGCGTATACCTTTTAAAGTTTCAACTACCACTAGCAATTTTATGATTGGTGTCACCGCTGCCGCATCAGCCGGCGTTTATTTAGCCAGAGGATACATCGATCCGGGATTATCAATGCCAGTAATGTTAGGAGTATTACCTGGCGCTTTTTTAGGAGCAAAAGTACTCATAGGCGCTAAAACGCAGATTTTACGAATTATTTTTAGTCTTGTGCTGGTGGTAATGGCTTTTAAAATGGTCTACAACAGTCTAATAGGGGGGCTGTAA
- a CDS encoding prohibitin family protein: protein MKNNKAFNNAGKLTALLCLITIFLTPCVIVNAGERGVLMKFGEVQEQILSEGLHLIIPIVNTVEKLSIRVQKQEISTEAAAKDLQDVFTDVALNWHLIPEEVNIIFQQIGSKENVITRIINPAVEEVIKSIVSQYTAEEIITKRAAVKLGIDTALTKRLRSYHIAVDDISLVHVHFSERFGEAVEAKQIAEQEAKRAEFLALKAVKEAEAKVNLAKGEAETYRLLRDGLTTELLQKQAIEKWNGKLPLVIGKENSKVWDFSALLKAYN from the coding sequence ATGAAAAACAATAAAGCTTTTAATAATGCTGGAAAATTGACAGCACTTTTATGTTTAATTACTATTTTCCTCACGCCTTGCGTAATAGTTAACGCAGGGGAACGTGGCGTATTAATGAAGTTTGGCGAAGTTCAAGAGCAAATATTAAGCGAAGGACTTCATTTAATTATCCCGATAGTCAATACAGTAGAAAAGTTAAGTATCCGTGTGCAGAAACAGGAAATATCTACTGAAGCTGCGGCTAAAGATTTACAAGATGTTTTCACTGATGTGGCACTAAATTGGCATCTCATCCCAGAAGAAGTTAATATTATTTTTCAACAGATTGGTAGTAAAGAAAATGTAATTACTCGAATTATTAACCCAGCAGTTGAAGAAGTCATTAAATCTATTGTTTCTCAATATACAGCAGAAGAAATTATTACTAAAAGAGCAGCAGTCAAATTAGGAATAGATACAGCATTAACTAAACGTTTACGTAGTTATCATATCGCAGTGGATGATATTTCTTTAGTTCATGTGCATTTTTCTGAGCGCTTTGGTGAGGCGGTAGAAGCAAAGCAAATTGCGGAACAAGAAGCTAAACGAGCCGAATTTTTGGCTTTGAAAGCAGTCAAAGAAGCTGAGGCGAAAGTTAATTTAGCCAAAGGCGAAGCTGAAACTTATAGATTACTACGCGATGGTTTAACAACTGAATTACTCCAAAAACAAGCAATTGAAAAATGGAATGGTAAGCTACCATTAGTTATTGGAAAAGAAAATTCTAAAGTTTGGGATTTTAGTGCATTACTTAAAGCTTATAATTAG
- a CDS encoding zinc ribbon domain-containing protein produces the protein MATISCPRCHQTVESQAITCPYCRTTLKAFGHPGIPLYRATGDEYLCDRCTYHADDTCNFPQRPYAKECTLYQNIAEYKLQQEQQHHNSSFGTTFQGWVKRNQTWLLLVGLLLICLVIAVATS, from the coding sequence GTGGCTACTATATCTTGTCCCCGTTGCCATCAAACTGTTGAGAGTCAGGCTATTACCTGTCCTTATTGCCGAACCACACTCAAAGCCTTCGGCCATCCCGGTATTCCATTGTATCGTGCTACCGGGGACGAGTATTTGTGCGATCGCTGCACCTACCACGCAGACGATACTTGCAACTTTCCTCAGCGTCCCTACGCCAAAGAATGTACCCTTTATCAAAACATTGCCGAATACAAGTTACAGCAAGAACAGCAGCATCATAACAGCAGTTTTGGCACAACTTTTCAAGGTTGGGTAAAACGTAATCAAACTTGGCTATTATTAGTTGGTTTATTACTCATTTGTTTAGTTATCGCTGTGGCGACATCTTAA
- the queA gene encoding tRNA preQ1(34) S-adenosylmethionine ribosyltransferase-isomerase QueA produces MEPPITQGNFNKVTATGVEEVNLDCSLIGYDYVLPPELIAQNPAVPRDSSRLLVVNSAATSDNSAPLHHIFRDLPELLRPGDLLVMNNTKVIPARLYGNKSTGAEVEVLLLEERQDNCWLALVKPGKRFKSGSQIIFSGKGLENNSPTPQLTARVLETDAATGGRLLQFDVPPGKSLVELLDKFGEIPLPPYITTSDAADEQYQTVYAEQPGAIAAPTAGLHFTPELLEKLRDRNIHQAFVTLHVGVGTFRPVEVEDVTTHEMHEEWIEVPVATVEQIRATQAAGGRVIAVGTTVVRSLEGAAQLGELQPFCGKTNLFIYPGYQWRVVEGLITNFHLPRSSLLMLVSALIGRLRLLQIYQEAIASRYRFYSFGDAMLVLPAENKKI; encoded by the coding sequence ATGGAGCCACCAATAACGCAAGGAAATTTTAATAAAGTGACTGCCACAGGAGTAGAAGAAGTAAACTTAGATTGTTCATTAATTGGGTATGACTACGTACTACCTCCAGAACTGATTGCCCAAAATCCGGCAGTTCCCAGAGATAGTTCTCGATTATTAGTCGTCAACTCCGCCGCCACAAGCGATAATTCCGCCCCTCTACACCACATCTTCCGCGATTTACCTGAACTCCTGCGTCCTGGTGATTTGTTGGTGATGAATAATACCAAAGTTATACCCGCCAGACTGTACGGTAATAAATCTACTGGAGCCGAAGTTGAGGTATTACTTTTAGAAGAGAGGCAAGATAATTGTTGGTTAGCATTAGTTAAGCCAGGAAAGCGTTTTAAATCAGGTTCCCAAATTATTTTTTCTGGTAAAGGACTAGAAAATAACTCCCCCACGCCCCAACTCACAGCTAGAGTTTTAGAAACCGATGCAGCGACTGGCGGGCGGTTGTTGCAATTTGATGTCCCGCCAGGAAAATCTTTGGTAGAACTGTTAGATAAATTTGGTGAGATTCCTTTACCGCCTTACATCACTACTTCAGATGCGGCGGATGAACAATACCAGACTGTATACGCCGAACAACCAGGTGCGATCGCAGCGCCAACGGCTGGGTTACACTTTACTCCAGAGTTACTAGAAAAATTGCGCGATCGCAATATCCATCAAGCATTTGTCACACTCCATGTTGGTGTGGGTACATTTCGCCCTGTGGAAGTGGAAGATGTCACCACCCACGAAATGCACGAAGAATGGATTGAAGTTCCTGTGGCTACAGTAGAACAAATCCGTGCCACTCAAGCCGCTGGTGGGCGAGTTATTGCTGTCGGTACAACAGTGGTACGTTCTTTAGAAGGTGCAGCCCAATTGGGGGAATTACAACCATTTTGTGGCAAAACCAACTTATTTATTTATCCTGGCTATCAATGGCGGGTAGTGGAGGGGTTAATTACTAATTTTCACCTACCGCGTTCGAGTTTACTAATGCTGGTAAGTGCCTTAATTGGCAGACTAAGATTATTGCAAATATACCAAGAAGCGATCGCCTCTCGATATCGGTTCTATTCTTTTGGTGATGCCATGCTAGTTTTGCCAGCAGAAAATAAAAAGATATAG
- a CDS encoding pentapeptide repeat-containing protein: MNSRLSDRIWAGILSVLLWAVFSITANFTYTPTALALEYNKEILVDADFSGRDLTDSSFTKANLRQSNFSNSNLRGVSFFAANLESANLQGTDLTNATLDSARLMKADLTNAVLEGAFAANAKFDGAIIDGADFTDVLLRPDEQKKLCKVAKGTNPTTGRDTRDTLFCP; encoded by the coding sequence ATGAATTCTAGGTTAAGCGATCGCATTTGGGCAGGTATACTCAGTGTATTGCTGTGGGCAGTTTTTAGCATCACAGCTAATTTTACTTATACGCCAACAGCTTTAGCACTCGAATATAACAAAGAAATATTAGTAGATGCTGATTTTTCTGGACGTGATTTAACAGATTCTAGCTTTACCAAAGCTAATCTCCGGCAAAGTAATTTTAGTAATAGTAACTTGCGTGGTGTGAGTTTCTTTGCTGCTAATTTAGAATCAGCGAATTTACAGGGAACTGATTTGACAAATGCTACCTTAGACTCAGCGAGGCTAATGAAAGCCGATTTGACTAATGCAGTTTTAGAAGGTGCATTTGCGGCTAATGCTAAATTTGATGGCGCAATTATTGATGGAGCAGATTTTACTGATGTGCTGCTGCGCCCAGATGAACAAAAAAAGTTGTGCAAAGTGGCTAAAGGTACTAATCCCACCACAGGACGAGACACTCGTGATACTTTGTTTTGTCCTTAG
- a CDS encoding DUF2207 domain-containing protein — translation MSKKLVDRLLLFCFTFVLGFTFTIHNVQAESAPFYWEFINVDIAVQPNGDMLVTETQKYNFTGEYNHLRSRYIPLYKVDRITEVSVSENGQVLPSITSTVNNLFWIRWEHQLQPPESPTFVLKYRVIGGLSVNHNYAQVYWEAIFSDRKAPIKQAQVRVEFPEEFTNKIKIFQSFGVVANIRRVDTKTIEAVAKQSLEPGEGLEIQVAFDRTGTKIETSGWQSSQFFYERLLWILSGLLVFGIPLLLIIVSRTGTSSSYIGDSSSYYYGGGGDYGGGGGDYGGGGGGGGD, via the coding sequence ATGAGCAAAAAATTAGTAGACAGGCTGCTGCTATTTTGTTTCACATTTGTTCTTGGCTTCACATTTACTATTCATAATGTCCAAGCCGAATCAGCACCTTTCTATTGGGAATTTATCAATGTCGATATTGCCGTACAGCCTAACGGTGATATGTTAGTCACTGAGACACAAAAATATAATTTTACTGGAGAGTATAACCATCTGCGTTCCCGGTACATTCCTTTATATAAGGTAGACAGAATTACTGAAGTTTCTGTATCCGAAAATGGTCAAGTGTTACCCAGTATAACAAGTACAGTAAATAATCTATTTTGGATTCGTTGGGAACATCAATTGCAACCACCAGAAAGCCCTACTTTCGTGTTGAAATATCGTGTTATTGGAGGATTGAGCGTCAATCATAACTATGCTCAAGTATATTGGGAAGCGATATTCTCTGACCGTAAAGCCCCTATTAAACAGGCGCAGGTTAGGGTAGAATTTCCTGAAGAATTTACTAATAAAATTAAAATATTCCAAAGCTTTGGTGTAGTTGCAAATATTCGCCGAGTCGATACAAAAACTATTGAGGCTGTTGCTAAACAATCTCTAGAGCCAGGGGAAGGGTTAGAAATTCAGGTGGCATTTGATCGTACAGGTACTAAGATTGAAACCTCTGGATGGCAAAGTTCACAATTTTTTTATGAGAGGTTATTGTGGATTTTGTCGGGATTGCTAGTCTTTGGTATCCCTCTTCTCCTCATTATTGTCTCTAGGACTGGGACTAGTAGTAGCTACATTGGAGACAGTAGCAGTTATTACTATGGCGGTGGGGGTGATTATGGTGGCGGTGGGGGTGATTATGGTGGCGGTGGCGGTGGCGGTGGCGATTAA
- a CDS encoding response regulator produces the protein MNPTITSLSQVGTLKGVQILVVDNDIDSGVLLTIFLSYFGANVITAGSIKEAVNSLTWFFPNIIICEIRFLGENVYVLLNKLTEIESLSKNYIPIIVTSTCVNGSIEQIPEIEFEGYLLKPIDLDKLLVMIEHLIPLVRNNLLADKLKHSFINGLAVADSLLAGIKEHYE, from the coding sequence ATGAATCCAACTATTACTTCTCTTTCCCAGGTTGGAACACTCAAAGGTGTGCAAATACTCGTTGTAGATAACGATATCGATAGTGGAGTCCTACTTACTATCTTTCTCTCATATTTTGGTGCAAATGTGATCACCGCTGGCTCTATCAAGGAGGCGGTAAACAGCCTGACCTGGTTCTTTCCCAATATCATCATTTGTGAAATAAGATTTTTGGGTGAAAATGTCTATGTTTTACTAAATAAATTGACTGAGATAGAATCCTTAAGTAAGAATTATATTCCAATTATTGTGACTTCCACCTGTGTCAATGGGAGTATTGAGCAAATTCCAGAGATAGAGTTTGAAGGATATTTACTTAAACCAATCGACCTGGATAAATTATTGGTGATGATAGAGCATCTAATACCACTCGTCAGAAATAATTTATTGGCTGATAAACTCAAACACTCCTTTATTAATGGTCTGGCTGTAGCAGATAGCTTATTAGCAGGAATCAAGGAACATTATGAATAA
- a CDS encoding YraN family protein, protein MANHPPSHYLDIGQLGEDLVTQWLQSKGWLILHRRFSCRWGEIDIIAQYPGGQGEEYLTQNSTLAFVEVKTRSSGNWDAGGRNAITPQKQAKLWRTAEIFLAQYPDKADYPCRFDVAIVSYQPISQLQTQIKSVQDAVFSSSVAGYKFHLQEYIPAAFDS, encoded by the coding sequence ATGGCGAATCATCCTCCATCCCATTATCTCGATATTGGTCAACTAGGTGAAGATTTAGTTACACAATGGTTACAGTCTAAAGGTTGGTTGATTCTACATCGGCGCTTTTCTTGCCGTTGGGGAGAGATTGATATTATTGCTCAATATCCAGGAGGACAAGGGGAAGAATATCTTACTCAAAACTCTACACTTGCTTTTGTCGAGGTGAAAACCCGCAGTTCAGGCAATTGGGATGCAGGTGGAAGAAACGCTATCACGCCGCAAAAACAGGCAAAACTATGGCGTACAGCCGAAATATTTTTAGCTCAATATCCCGACAAAGCTGATTATCCTTGTCGGTTTGATGTAGCTATTGTGAGTTATCAGCCAATATCTCAGTTACAAACTCAGATCAAATCAGTTCAAGATGCTGTATTTAGTTCATCAGTTGCGGGATACAAATTTCATCTGCAAGAATATATCCCGGCAGCTTTTGATTCTTGA
- a CDS encoding IS630 family transposase (programmed frameshift), with protein MAKPYSDDFRQKVMQAIELDGLKKSEASQLFNISRNTINLWCQRKAQTGDIKVKSRQECQRGGKIDDWEKFRAFVKANGDKTQVQMVELWEGEISQRTISRALQKIGHTRKKTYGYCQRDEAKRATFLAQLKNPKAPHLVYVDESGMDERDNYGYGYSPTGERFYDLKSGRRQGRINMIAGYRDNQLIAPFTVEGACNRTVFETWLETCLIPVLRPGEWVIVDNATFHHGGRIAQLIHDAGCELVYLPPYSPDLNRIEKCWAWLKSRIRKQLHNCDHLRDAIEFVLKHAAS; from the exons ATGGCTAAACCCTATAGTGATGATTTCCGGCAAAAGGTGATGCAAGCAATTGAGTTGGACGGTCTCAAAAAGAGTGAGGCGAGCCAATTGTTCAATATCAGTCGCAATACGATTAACTTGTGGTGTCAAAGAAAAGCCCAAACGGGTGATATCAAGGTCAAATCGAGGCAGGAATGCCAAAGGGGTGGCAAAATCGATGATTGGGAGAAGTTTCGCGCATTTGTCAAAGCAAATGGTGATAAAACTCAAGTCCAAATGGTAGAGTTATGGGAAGGAGAGATTAGTCAACGCACGATTTCACGGGCATTGCAGAAAATTGGACACACCCGT AAAAAAACATATGGCTACTGTCAACGAGATGAAGCCAAACGAGCAACCTTTCTAGCACAACTGAAGAACCCAAAAGCACCACACTTGGTTTATGTCGATGAATCGGGAATGGATGAACGAGATAACTACGGCTATGGGTACTCACCAACAGGGGAACGATTTTACGACCTCAAATCCGGTCGGCGACAGGGACGCATTAACATGATTGCTGGGTATCGGGATAATCAATTGATTGCCCCATTTACAGTCGAGGGGGCGTGTAACCGCACAGTGTTTGAAACCTGGCTAGAAACATGTTTGATTCCGGTTTTGCGTCCCGGTGAGTGGGTAATTGTGGATAATGCGACGTTTCATCATGGTGGTCGAATTGCCCAACTCATACATGATGCAGGCTGTGAACTTGTTTATTTACCTCCCTATTCACCAGACCTTAATCGTATTGAGAAGTGTTGGGCATGGTTAAAAAGTAGGATTCGCAAACAATTACACAATTGTGATCATTTACGTGATGCTATCGAATTCGTTCTCAAGCACGCAGCGTCCTAA
- a CDS encoding phosphatase PAP2 family protein: MDAEKKTPVSFIKNLLVARGRSLLLLFLGVYLPLQTFQLLAIQVWQYQAGLPWDVPILLAVHSTANAQLDTLAVVLTKLGSFWTVLPILTTVALILLWQKRWRSLVYLLMTALGSAFINRTAKELWHRLRPDFWTSLAPELDFSFPSGHAMTSITLAIIVLILAWQSSWRWLVCIFGSLYVFTIAWTRLYLGVHFPSDIIAGWMVAIAWATGVSMIIKPYLTKTVPVPGAQPTLETTLLPEEQDKLTANE, encoded by the coding sequence ATGGATGCAGAGAAAAAGACACCTGTTTCTTTTATCAAAAATCTGCTGGTTGCCCGTGGGCGATCGCTTTTACTCCTGTTTCTTGGGGTATATTTACCATTGCAGACATTTCAACTGCTGGCTATCCAAGTTTGGCAATATCAAGCTGGCTTGCCTTGGGATGTGCCGATTTTGTTGGCGGTTCACTCTACAGCTAATGCACAGTTAGATACTCTGGCGGTGGTGCTGACTAAGTTAGGGTCATTTTGGACTGTGTTACCAATTTTAACTACAGTTGCCCTGATATTACTCTGGCAAAAACGCTGGCGATCGCTAGTTTACCTACTCATGACTGCCTTGGGAAGCGCCTTCATCAACCGCACAGCCAAAGAATTATGGCATCGTCTCCGCCCAGATTTTTGGACATCCCTCGCGCCAGAGTTAGATTTTTCTTTTCCTAGCGGCCATGCTATGACAAGTATTACCCTGGCTATCATTGTGTTGATTTTAGCTTGGCAAAGTTCATGGCGCTGGTTGGTATGTATTTTTGGTAGCTTGTATGTATTCACTATTGCCTGGACACGCCTTTATTTGGGAGTTCACTTTCCCAGTGATATTATCGCAGGTTGGATGGTGGCGATCGCTTGGGCAACTGGTGTGAGTATGATTATTAAACCTTATCTGACGAAAACTGTACCCGTCCCTGGCGCACAGCCTACGTTAGAAACTACCTTACTCCCAGAAGAACAGGACAAGTTAACCGCTAATGAGTGA
- a CDS encoding DUF1634 domain-containing protein, with amino-acid sequence MYKYEVNSSFHWQSSASPEAEVVAITLPPAEADSDIQQLEEQHTGINLTASHIVSKTPSEQQLEYILSNLLKYGVLIASSVVLLGGILYLIHHGSEPATYQVFHSEPSEFRSPKGVIKAVLSGSRRGIIQLGLLLLIATPILRVIISLLAFILKRELTYIVVTLLVLASLTYSLVGAYF; translated from the coding sequence ATGTATAAATATGAGGTTAATTCTAGTTTTCATTGGCAGTCATCAGCATCACCAGAAGCTGAAGTGGTGGCAATTACCTTACCACCAGCAGAAGCAGACTCTGATATTCAACAATTAGAAGAACAACACACTGGCATTAATCTCACTGCCAGTCATATAGTCAGCAAAACCCCCAGTGAACAGCAATTAGAATACATACTCAGCAATCTTTTAAAGTATGGTGTATTAATAGCTAGTTCTGTTGTTTTGTTAGGCGGAATTTTATATTTAATTCACCACGGTTCAGAGCCTGCGACATATCAAGTTTTTCACAGTGAACCATCAGAGTTTCGCTCGCCAAAAGGTGTAATCAAGGCAGTTTTATCTGGTAGCCGTCGCGGAATTATTCAATTAGGATTATTACTATTAATCGCCACACCAATTTTACGTGTAATTATTTCTTTATTGGCTTTTATACTCAAACGAGAATTAACTTATATAGTTGTAACTCTGTTGGTATTAGCGAGTTTAACTTATAGTTTGGTAGGAGCATATTTTTAA
- a CDS encoding response regulator gives MSDDTKDLDILPELTILVVDDDENMRLSLTDIFEICGIKVMTASNALEAFDLVEKFKLDLLISDINMPGENGYWLIEQIRKITSPKKSEIPAIAYTGNTEANAQKKALASGFQTYIQKPSKIQHLLTEVTKLLKFSQKLPGN, from the coding sequence TTGTCCGACGATACAAAAGACTTAGATATTTTGCCAGAATTGACAATTTTGGTAGTGGACGATGATGAAAATATGCGTCTTTCTCTTACCGATATATTTGAAATCTGTGGAATTAAGGTAATGACGGCCTCCAATGCTTTAGAAGCATTCGATTTAGTGGAAAAATTTAAGCTAGATCTCTTAATTAGTGACATTAATATGCCCGGAGAAAATGGCTATTGGTTAATAGAGCAAATTAGGAAAATTACATCTCCAAAAAAAAGTGAAATTCCAGCGATCGCTTATACTGGCAATACTGAAGCTAACGCACAAAAAAAGGCGCTGGCTTCTGGGTTCCAAACTTATATCCAAAAGCCTTCAAAGATACAGCATTTACTAACAGAAGTAACAAAACTGCTGAAATTTAGTCAAAAATTACCAGGAAATTAG
- a CDS encoding Lin0512 family protein: protein MARKRLVIEMGMGVDQHGQEPTVAAARAVRNAIAHNALPGVWEVAGLNDPNEMIVEVQIAVPYPEQVRTDEVLAVLPFGRKTITVESGGMVVEGRAIPSLNDKNDEMLIAIAAVTVLIETD, encoded by the coding sequence GTGGCGCGTAAACGTTTAGTAATTGAGATGGGGATGGGTGTAGATCAGCATGGACAAGAACCAACTGTAGCAGCTGCAAGAGCAGTACGCAATGCGATCGCTCATAATGCTTTACCAGGAGTTTGGGAAGTCGCTGGTTTGAATGATCCCAATGAGATGATTGTGGAAGTTCAAATAGCAGTACCTTATCCCGAACAAGTGAGAACAGATGAGGTTCTTGCAGTATTACCTTTTGGACGCAAAACTATCACTGTTGAGTCTGGGGGAATGGTGGTTGAAGGAAGAGCGATTCCCTCTCTCAATGATAAAAACGATGAAATGTTAATTGCGATCGCTGCGGTGACAGTTTTGATCGAAACAGACTAA